A window of the Microbacterium sp. AZCO genome harbors these coding sequences:
- a CDS encoding dihydroorotase, with protein sequence MAEVLIFKGAKLEGGEAADLVVEDGAIVEVGTGLSRAGATEIDVDGLIALPGLVDLHTHLREPGYEASETILTGSRAAAAGGYTAVFAMPNTSPVADTAGVVEQELALGEAAGYVTVQPIGAVTVGQKGERLAELGAMADSRARVRVFSDDGFCVWDPLIMRRALEYVKAFDGVIAQHAQDPRLTEGAQLNEGRVSAELGLAGWPAVAEESIIARDVLLAEHVGSRLHVCHLSTAGSVEIIRWAKRRGVNVTAEVTPHHLLLTDELARGYDARFKVNPPLRREEDVLAVREGLADGTIDIVATDHAPHPAEAKACEWQAAANGMVGLESALRVVQEAMVDTGLIVWADVARIMSRTPARIGRLDGHGTPLSAGHAASVTFYDPKPVRAFGVGDLRGRSVNSPYLGRELPGEVRWTLHRGIPTVVDGALLETPGVRA encoded by the coding sequence ATGGCCGAGGTCCTCATCTTCAAGGGCGCCAAGCTCGAGGGCGGCGAAGCCGCCGACCTCGTCGTGGAGGACGGTGCGATCGTCGAGGTCGGCACGGGCCTCAGCCGCGCGGGCGCGACCGAGATCGACGTCGACGGTCTCATCGCCCTGCCGGGTCTCGTCGACCTGCACACGCACCTCCGCGAGCCCGGGTACGAGGCGTCCGAGACCATCCTGACCGGCTCCCGCGCCGCCGCGGCAGGCGGCTACACAGCCGTCTTCGCGATGCCGAACACGTCGCCCGTCGCCGACACGGCGGGAGTCGTCGAGCAGGAGCTCGCCCTCGGCGAGGCCGCCGGCTACGTCACGGTGCAGCCCATCGGCGCCGTCACCGTGGGGCAGAAGGGGGAGCGGCTCGCCGAGCTCGGCGCGATGGCCGACTCCCGCGCCCGCGTGCGCGTCTTCAGCGACGACGGCTTCTGCGTCTGGGACCCGCTCATCATGCGGCGAGCGCTCGAGTACGTGAAGGCGTTCGACGGCGTCATCGCCCAGCACGCCCAGGACCCGCGGCTCACGGAGGGCGCGCAGCTCAACGAGGGCCGCGTCTCGGCGGAGCTCGGGCTCGCCGGGTGGCCTGCCGTCGCCGAGGAGTCGATCATCGCGCGCGACGTCCTGCTCGCCGAGCACGTCGGGTCGCGCCTGCACGTCTGCCACCTCTCGACCGCCGGTTCGGTCGAGATCATCCGCTGGGCCAAGCGCCGCGGCGTCAACGTCACGGCCGAGGTCACCCCGCACCACCTGCTCCTCACCGACGAGCTGGCGCGCGGCTACGATGCCCGCTTCAAGGTGAACCCGCCGCTGCGCCGCGAGGAAGACGTCCTCGCCGTGCGCGAGGGACTCGCCGACGGCACGATCGACATCGTCGCGACCGACCACGCTCCGCACCCCGCCGAGGCGAAGGCGTGCGAGTGGCAGGCGGCCGCGAACGGCATGGTCGGGCTCGAGAGCGCGCTGCGCGTCGTGCAGGAGGCGATGGTCGACACGGGCCTCATCGTGTGGGCCGACGTCGCGCGGATCATGTCGCGCACGCCCGCCCGCATCGGCCGGCTCGACGGCCACGGCACCCCGCTCAGCGCGGGGCACGCGGCATCCGTCACGTTCTACGACCCGAAGCCGGTCCGCGCGTTCGGGGTCGGCGACCTCCGCGGGCGCAGCGTGAACTCCCCGTACCTCGGCCGCGAGCTGCCCGGCGAGGTGCGCTGGACGCTGCACCGCGGCATCCCGACCGTCGTCGACGGCGCGCTCCTCGAGACACCGGGGGTGCGCGCGTGA
- the carA gene encoding glutamine-hydrolyzing carbamoyl-phosphate synthase small subunit, giving the protein MTSLFQTGPAVLVLEDGTRHVGRAYGATGTTLGEVVFSTGMTGYQETLTDPSYAGQIVLQTAPHIGNTGMNGEDPESRRIWVSGYIVRDPSRVVSNWRADESLDDALVNDGIVGISGIDTRAVTRHIRSAGSMRGGIFSGEAAAIDADEQLRLVREAPEMAGQNLSASVSVAAAEVTPARGERIGNLAVLDLGVKQATVDNLADRGFEVHVLPQDVTIDQIRAIDPVAVFYSNGPGDPAASGDHVELLRGVLDDGLPFFGICFGNQLLGRALGLDTYKLPFGHRGINQPVLDKQTGRVEITAHNHGFAVQAPLEGSFDSPNGYGRIEVSHVGLNDRVVEGLRALDIPAFSVQYHPEAAAGPHDANYLFDRFRDLVVATLRQAQGPTKERNA; this is encoded by the coding sequence ATGACCTCCCTGTTCCAGACAGGCCCGGCCGTCCTCGTGCTGGAGGACGGCACCCGCCACGTCGGCCGCGCCTACGGCGCGACCGGCACGACCCTCGGCGAGGTCGTCTTCTCGACCGGGATGACCGGCTACCAGGAGACCCTGACCGACCCCTCCTACGCGGGCCAGATCGTGCTGCAGACCGCACCGCACATCGGCAACACCGGCATGAACGGCGAAGACCCCGAGTCCCGCCGCATCTGGGTGTCGGGCTACATCGTCCGCGACCCTTCCCGCGTCGTGTCGAACTGGCGCGCCGACGAGTCGCTCGACGACGCGCTCGTGAACGACGGCATCGTGGGCATCAGCGGCATCGACACGCGGGCCGTGACGCGTCACATCCGCTCCGCCGGGAGCATGCGCGGCGGGATCTTCTCGGGCGAGGCCGCGGCGATCGACGCCGACGAGCAGCTCCGCCTCGTGCGGGAGGCGCCGGAGATGGCGGGACAGAACCTCTCGGCGTCCGTCTCCGTCGCGGCGGCCGAGGTCACCCCCGCGAGGGGCGAGCGCATCGGCAACCTCGCCGTGCTCGACCTCGGCGTCAAGCAGGCGACCGTCGACAACCTCGCCGACCGCGGCTTCGAGGTGCACGTCCTCCCGCAGGACGTCACGATCGACCAGATCCGCGCGATCGACCCCGTCGCGGTGTTCTACTCGAACGGCCCCGGCGACCCGGCAGCTTCGGGGGACCACGTCGAGCTCCTCCGCGGCGTGCTCGACGATGGTCTGCCGTTCTTCGGGATCTGCTTCGGCAATCAGCTGCTCGGCCGCGCGCTCGGCCTCGACACGTACAAGCTCCCGTTCGGGCACCGTGGCATCAATCAGCCCGTGCTCGACAAGCAGACGGGCCGCGTCGAGATCACGGCGCACAACCACGGCTTCGCCGTGCAGGCGCCCCTCGAGGGCTCGTTCGACAGCCCCAACGGCTACGGCCGCATCGAGGTGTCGCACGTGGGCCTCAACGACCGGGTCGTCGAGGGCCTGCGCGCCCTCGACATCCCGGCGTTCTCGGTGCAGTACCACCCCGAGGCCGCCGCGGGCCCGCACGACGCCAACTACCTCTTCGACCGCTTCCGTGACCTCGTCGTGGCGACCCTTCGACAGGCTCAGGGACCGACTAAGGAGCGCAATGCCTAA